The Vanrija pseudolonga chromosome 1, complete sequence genomic sequence CCGAGCCTCCACTgacacgccggcgcgcgctcctccttccttccttctcCTGTTTCGACCACGAACCCCCTTcaccaacccccaccccggccCACGAACAACCCACCCGGCGGCCCATCATGACCATGCAGGCATCGCGCAATGCTCTCGTACGCGCTCAGCGCTGGGATGCCCGAAACATACGCGGCCTTGGCACGAGAGTCTGGAATCTCAGACTTTGATGGGTCCGACCCCAAGGCCAAGTGGGTCGGTCTGCTCGAGAAGAAATGGACAAGCGTAATTCGCCTGCAGAAGAAGGTCGGTCTGCCCTCGGGGACGGGATGGGGATGGCAGATGCCATCAGCCAGGTATGGTCATGCTGACATGAGAACACAGATCATGGACCTCGAGTCTCGAAACgcagccctcgtcgccgagctcgcatCACCTACACGAGCAGTGACGTCGAACTCGAGCAATGCCCTCTTCCTCCCGcgtgcgccagcgcggcACTCGCTGAGCTCACATCGCGCACCGATCACGCGGGTGGCTTTCCACCCAACATGGACCGTGCTCGCCAGTGCCAGCGAGGATGCGACAGTCAAGATTTGGGACTGGGAGAGCGGAGACTTTGAGCGCACCGTCAAAGGGCATACCAAGGCGGTGGCCGATGTCGACTTTGACCCAAAGGGCAACTTGATGGGTGGGTGAACTGCTTGCCTGGGCTGTACCGTGCTGACGTTGGGCAGTGACATGTTCGGCTGACCTCACAATCAAGCTCTGGGACACGGCCAACGACTACAAGAATAGCAAAACACTGCACGGCCATGACCACTCGGTATCAAGCGTCCGATTCATGCCGACGGGAGAGCAGTTGATATCTGCATCGCGAGACAAGACCATTCGTGTTTGGGAAGTCTCTACTGGGTGGGTACCAGCGACCTGAGCGGCTAGTAACGCCTCTAGCTACTGCATCAAGACTCTTACGGGGCACGCCGAGTGGGTGCGAGAAGCAGTGCCATCAGACGATGGCAAGTACCTCGTCAGCGCGTCAAACGATCA encodes the following:
- the PAC1_0 gene encoding Nuclear distribution protein PAC1, encoding MASILSERQKDELHRAMLSYALSAGMPETYAALARESGISDFDGSDPKAKWVGLLEKKWTSVIRLQKKVGLPSGTGWGWQMPSARYGHADMRTQIMDLESRNAALVAELASPTRAVTSNSSNALFLPRAPARHSLSSHRAPITRVAFHPTWTVLASASEDATVKIWDWESGDFERTVKGHTKAVADVDFDPKGNLMVTCSADLTIKLWDTANDYKNSKTLHGHDHSVSSVRFMPTGEQLISASRDKTIRVWEVSTGYCIKTLTGHAEWVREAVPSDDGKYLVSASNDQTARVWDFGTGETKAELRGHEHVVECAVFAPVAAYAAIRELGGLQVAAGDTRARAPGAFVATGSRDKTIRLWDAVSGQCVRVLSGHDNWVRALVFHPSGKYLLSASDDKTIRVWELANGRCVKTIDAHSHFVTCLAWGRALMGGNADGASANGGQEPRRINVIASGSVDQSIKIWVP